The nucleotide window TCCcttttgtttgattaaaactACAGACAGCGAAAACTTTACTCTGTATGCAACATTAACGAtgttaatactgtaaatatcttatttagtttatttactCTATTGTATTCTATctgacttgttttgtgtctgtctaCAACTACTCCACATGGCTTTAATTGCCCCTCAGGAagaaataaagtattttgaattgaattgaattgaattgaattgaacaaTTCAAAGAAAGCGTGCGCTGGAACAACATGGACCTTTGTTGGTACTAGATATTTGAGTAAGTACATATAACAGAAATACGGGAAATATAGATGCCTTGTTTTATTAGAAACAAAACTTTCATTCATATCAAACATATTGAAACTTTAATGCAagtccatggaggccccaccgTGCAATGCTCCTGGTTCTGACCCGTTGAGGCGAGGAGGAGCTGCCATGGATCCATCTTGCTCCTTTTTAAGTGGTGGTGTGCAGGTTAAATAAGAATCACAACTAAACTCGGGTATTGATCAGTGTACGGTAGGaataaaagatataaatgtCTCTGACCACAGTTTCTGGGCAGAGCATTTACATATTTGGGAGGAAGTTCACAACATGTTTACAACTACTTGTTCACTCTCACCAATGTTTTCCTGCAGGTGCGAGATGATCATGTTACTCCAGTCTATGTCATCAACCTTCTCATCACAGACCTCTTTCAGCTTTGCCTCATGGTTGTTTGGCCGGCACAAAATATAAATCCCACAGTATCCTTCTACATCTTTCTTATATACCACTATTTCATGCTAGTCAGTGTTGGCTTCATGGTGTGTGTCGCCATGGAAAGGTAACTATTTCCAGTATATGTGTAGCTATTTATGTGTCCGACCATTTTTATTACTAGAACATTATGAAGCTCATCATAGACCATCTTGTATTACAGGTATTTGGTTATCGCCTGCCCACTGTGGTACCGCTTCAGACGTACCATCAAGAGCTCTGTGGCGATCTGTGTTGTCATCTGGGTCCTTCCTATTTTCTTCATCTGGCCTCTAATTGGCATACCTAACTTCCTACTTCTTTCCATCCCATTGTTCATATTCTTCCTGGTCGGGACTCTTAAAGCTCTGTCTACTTCCATCTCTGTACCCTCTGATGAAAAACGACGAATTGTGGGAATTTTGGTCCTGgtgctgcttatttacacacTGTTGTTCCTGTCCCTCATCATTTTGTTCCTGAGAGTGGGAGACATACATCACAGTATTGTGGCTTACTTGCTTGTCCAGCTGAGTCCCCTTGCAGACTTACTTCTATATGTTTTCATGAAGAAAGGGATCATAGACGAGCTTTTGGcctctgtgtgttgttgcagaATGGACAGCAATAATATCAGCAGAACGGATAGCAATGATATCAGAAGAGCAGGCAGTAATGATATCAGCAAAATGGAAAGCACCGATATCAGCGGAACGGACAGCAATGATATAAGAAGAGCAGGCAGTAATGATGTCAGCAGAATGGATAGCAACGATATTGGCAATGATATCAGCAGAACGGACAGCAATGATATACACAGAATGGACAGCAATGATATCAGCAGAATGGACAGCAATTATAGCAGTAATGATATCAGCAGAATGGACAGCAATGATATTAGCAGTACATCAGTATGAATGATGACAGCATTAACACAGTCATCTTCATGTAGGcagagatagacagagagagaaaaagagcaatAAAGGATAGAGACAACACAGATACTGTCATCTACTGATATGATTTACAATAATACTCCTAACTGTGGATTAGCCTGTTAAGGGGCCCACATCGTTAGAAAGCTTACATTCTCGCAATTTTGGCCAACTTACCAATTAAGTGTGTGGATGTTTCAGTAGTGCATCAAACTTTGTTGAAATTTTGCAAATGTATGTAATTTTTAAGCAATAACTCCAAGTATAGCAAGTAGGTGTTAGCATGCAGCCCACAGAGCCGCTCGCATGGCTCTGCGTCGTGTTGTTCTGTTACAGTCAGAccgcacaaaaaaaacagttaagttCATTTCACCTTTCCTCTTTTGTGAATGTCTGCAAcaaggcaaaaaaataaaaaataaataaatagcaaaaaaacaaaaataaacaaatctacATTACCTTTAATGCTATAATTTTCTAAATTGTGTCGTATGGTAGCTTCTTTGTTGATGACACACtcctgttttaattatttttacagttGTGGTTAGTGACAGAtgaaaggtgtgtgtttgttctacAGTTAATAGAACATGAGTGTCATTTACCTTCATCACTGTTGGCCTGTCGTTTGACATGGAAACATTTGTGACTGTTAATAAAAGGTTTCTTGATCATATAGTTGAATCAGCTGAGGGTTCAGTCACTGCTCGAAGCCTTTGAggtctcttttttctttctattgtCAATCATCTCGCTGTTTTTGTCACCTCTTGTTCTGTGACATGTTATGTGACGctcttatttttctcatatctgaattttaaacggagagaaagaagcagaagTGATCTTGACAGAGTTACAACaaagagagcgagtgagcatctgaaacaaaaggagagagggagagagcagcccCAGATGCCGACTagtccttccctccctcctcctccgctctgCTCAGCTCCACCCGGCTCCCGGTGCCCTGAAGGCGGCAGCAGAAGGACGAACCCAACGCACCATCTGAGCCCAGAGCAGCCGGGAGGCACTTCATTTACGCTACAGAGCCTCCCTGTTTACACAACACCCTGCAGCGCACACACTCATGTACAGCAGTTTATCACTCTTGTGAGGACTCTGCATCAACATCCGTTTGGTTTCACCTCGACCACATAGAACCAGATGTCCTGTTTTATATCTGCACAGTCCAGTTTCAGATGTTGAAAAgaaatctggattttttttcttgcattggTCTGAAATGGATTTTGCTTGTTGTGTCTTAAATTGCTTTATAGTTTAGTAACAAGTCAATCACTGTACACTGAATTGAATTTTTTGCACTGATTAGGTCACTGATTGAATAAAAACTGGGGCAGCGATGAGTCAATTACCTGAGACACATTCTGCAGGCTGCACATGGTGATGAACTAAATCACATCTTCAGAGTCTGGTGAGAAATAAAGAGTGAGAAACTGGTACATACAGAGCTGGTAGGGGTTACATTTTGCTGCTCACAGTGGTCGCATCAGAAATAAATCATGGAAATTACAGAATTCTGAGCTGTTATTCATAAACCCCTCACCGTAGGAGAAATAAGAAGCTAGCAGTTGAAATCAATCTAACAGAAACGATCTGATCCAGTTTGAGAATAATTGTAGAAACCTAAGAAAAGCAGGAGTCCTTTTGCTTTCTGAAACTGACTCGTGAGATGACACATCAAATGTTTGCacttaacatttctgcaaacaatgCTTACGTTCAAATTTCTACATGTCGTTCATCCAAATTCTAACcaattgttttttgtgcttaacctaaccagaccatgatCACAGTattatcacaacataaaactgaaaaccagACCTCAAGAAACATAAAgctgcaaaaataaacaaatgtaaaatttcgacatatttgtggtttgcagaaacgtaaattctgcaaaaaaaaaactgtgaccaCTCATCTCGCAAGATTTCTGAGCGAGACTTCTCCTTCagcgagacttgtgtttctggtagGACGATCGACTCGGCGATCGACTCGAACCGCAGCATCTCCCTGTGTGTTAGTGTGACAGCTCAATGTCAAAACTCACCAAGAACACCAgttcttcctgttttatttctcttgttttcatACTTGTCCAAATGTGGACTTTGGTGTATACATGGCACGTGGCACAAAGTGTaaatttgtgttatttgtacGCAGATGGATGAGAGTAACTGGACAGActatggagagagaaaaaatagatAGTGATAGTGTTTTTCCCAACATCTTTttgtgatttcttttctttctttttaataaaaatcttttttaggTATATGATTAAATACATTCCTTTCTGAGTATAAGTATTGTCATAAATTGGTTAATGTAAACTGTAAATTTGTGTTATTTGAGTTCAGATTGTTGAGACTGCGTTGCAAATGGACGTCCtaagtttttaacattttcaactttGACGTGAGGTCTTCACCTTAATTTGCCGCTTGCATCTTTTCATTGACTAATGATGGGAAAACATctactgcagctgctgttgggTCGTTGATTGTTGAAAACCACAGGTGCATTTTTCACAGCGACCACAAGGGGCGACAGTGAGCCTATCCTGCCTCATCTGAACCCACACAAAGCTGAGATTTCAGCTTCAATCCTCTGTCGCTGGAACACCTGTGAATAAAGCAATCAGTGTtataagtgtttgtgtgtgtacgtgtgtgtccaTATTAACGCAGCTTGTTTTCCCTGATCTAAacaataaagtaattaaaaagtTTGCCTCTGAGACAAATGCCTGtctgaggaagaaaaacactcttcatcactgtcagcagaggaagaggaggaagaggagacgaACGAGCAATACTGTTTTTATCACTGccgagggagagggaggagaaaaggtTTAGGAGGTGagaaagaaaagtttattttaagtaGAAAGTGAAGCAGAACTTGAGGAGATGGGATTAAAAGATGGAGGGGGTGAGGAGGTTTTATTACTGTGTAAAGAAGAGGAGACGACGGAGAAATACAAGTTTTATCACTGCTGAGGGAGGATTAGGAGAAAAGAGGATGAGATGGAGTAGATGGAGAAGCATAAGGTTTTTATTACATcgagaagaaaataaaagaggtggggggaaacagaaaatgtgtacAGAGTAAGAAGAAAACACTTCTGCAGACGAGGAGGATGAGAAGGAGAGACGAGAGGAAAccgaggaagaggaaggaagagaaaggaTAGAAGGAGAAACAGAAGATAGACGAtgaagatgagaagaagaagagagggatggatggatggaggagaaTGATTAAGAAGATTGGATAAAGGAAGAATAACTTGGCCACCTCAGTTCTGTGATCAATCACCTGATCAATCGTTGTGATCGGAGCCCTGGACGGCAAAGAGCCTTCATTGGTTAGCTGTCCTCTGCTCCGGGCCGGATGACCTCATTGGTCGGCCGATTGATCAGTTCTATCGGGGTCTGTCTGCAGGTCAGCTGACGGACGGATCGGGGATTGATTGGTCGGACTGGTCGCTCTGTTCAATCACTGTGATCGGATCAATGAACATGAGGAAGAGCCAAAGATCAGAGAGACCAACACGTTTCAGCTCAACAAGCACCAAGTTACCGACCAGAAGCCTCAATTATCTTGATTTACAGTCGGACCTTTGGTATTATAGACACGTTTCTGAAACTCGAATCATATCTTAGGTAAGAAGTTTAGTGATGACAGAACGGTCcaaactgttattttacagatgcagcactgaagctgctcagtggtgttttgaagccaaaaaagctcgacttcccagCTATGAAAGTACCAAGATCTTTTGTGTTGTTGGGCCCATAGAgtgtgcgcactagagacttcccTTAACGCCTtgtttagcgcccagctaacttgaacggggatgaaatatttaaatcatGTGGTTCTTCTAGACTTTACATTTATTGGACCTAACAGCTCAAATTATAACAGTCAAACAAGTCTTTTCTTGGGGGTTGTAGGGCTCAAAAACaattatccaccgttttacagtATTGAGAATTCTGGCCTGGCTAAGTGACCGGTGTTGAcctttgaatgtgaatgtgtgataaACAAAAGATTGGGAAATACGAATGACACCACACCTaatgggcacacacacacataaccgcATGGAGATGCCAAAACTTTCCAAACTGGTGCAAAACAGGAAGTTTGCACTCCAATCCAGCATGTATGGTCAAGGCAACaaggatgaacacacacacacacacacacacacacacacacacacacacacacacacaagttctGGAAAGATTATTGGAAAGTACATGAAATAATACTAGGAAGGATATGAAACAATGAGGCAAAGATCATCGTGGCTTCTTGGTGGTGGTCCAGGTCACCACTACGCAGGTGTGATTGTGTCAACAGATTTTGAGGCATATAAAGCCCGGTCAGTCCAGGAATAAAGAGAACCCACTTTCTACAAACCTTCCCTCTGTGTCGTCTTTCTGAGAGTTTCGGCTTCAACAGATACAGTTGTTGTATACATTCTCTACAACaacagacacttctttcacaacGTTAGTTTATGGGGAAAAGTCTTTTTAGCCgcagtgcatcatgtgacgaTGTTAttactggcttcaaagcctggtgctcttcctggggTCATGCTGTTGATGCACAGAGCTGCCATCTTGTATTTGGAGGTCAATGTTGGTGAAGTGCGTTCAACTTTCCCAGTCAGAAATTTGACTTCAGGAGGCGTTACAGTTGAAATTGCCTGCTGGAGAAGCTAACAATGACGTTACACTGTTGGAAAAGCTAAACTTGATGTTAGCCAATTAAGAAGCCAACACGGATGCTAATTCGTTGCTGTCATGGTTCTCAGGTGATGTACGCTAATAACCTCTGTAATCCCTCAACTGTAGTTAGCTCCCCTGATTTGTCCAATCATTTTTTTATGACCCTTTTGGGAACT belongs to Pagrus major chromosome 14, Pma_NU_1.0 and includes:
- the LOC141008178 gene encoding uncharacterized protein — translated: MEAPPCNAPGSDPLRRGGAAMDPSCSFLSGGVQVRDDHVTPVYVINLLITDLFQLCLMVVWPAQNINPTVSFYIFLIYHYFMLVSVGFMVCVAMERYLVIACPLWYRFRRTIKSSVAICVVIWVLPIFFIWPLIGIPNFLLLSIPLFIFFLVGTLKALSTSISVPSDEKRRIVGILVLVLLIYTLLFLSLIILFLRVGDIHHSIVAYLLVQLSPLADLLLYVFMKKGIIDELLASVCCCRMDSNNISRTDSNDIRRAGSNDISKMESTDISGTDSNDIRRAGSNDVSRMDSNDIGNDISRTDSNDIHRMDSNDISRMDSNYSSNDISRMDSNDISSTSV